The sequence AGCCACGGCGACCCGTAGCTTTgtgaaggggggaaaaatgaaTGCGTTAACTAACGCAGCTCGTCCTGAGAGTGTCTCGTTTCCCATCAGTCATTCTGCTCTGTGGAGGCTAGACTTGGAGGAGagacatgatgatgatgaacacCTTCCAGGACGAGTCTAGCAGAAATATCTCAGCGTTTTAACGCGTCGTCCGTAAATCAAGCGTGtcgtttttattatgtaaaattttcagagttttatggTTTCAGAAATGATATCATAATaagagaaaagaataaaaggtgaaaaggtGAGGCCTCACTTGCAtgtgaatgatttaaaaaaaaaaaaaaaaatatatatataNNNNNNNNNNNNNNNNNNNNNNNNNNNNNNNNNNNNNNNNNNNNNNNNNNNNNNNNNNNNNNNNNNNNNNNNNNNNNNNNNNNNNNNNNNNNNNNNNNNNNNatatatatatatatatatatcatagtGACATTAAAAAGTACTGAACCGTGtcacattttggattttctaAACAGGAACCtccatatattttatttgagttttgaatgacaaaccaacataaagtagagCACAAAAGTTAAAgtataaattatttccaaaactctgaaaatttgATACCCACCATAAAAACCAGAGCAACCAAAGGCCTTCAGAAGAGCTAAACCGAGTCCTTGAATGTAATTTAATCGCATTATAAATCCTGTTGATCTGTGAAGGTCTCAAAGGTTTgctaaaaaaggtttaaagcaAGATTAGTTTTCAAAGGAGTGTCTCAAGATTTGGACATCTCAGAGAGCTGCTCAGTCCATCatctgagaataaataaatatctgcaaATCTACCAAGACAGGCCAGGACGCGATTAATCAAATCCTGCAATAAGAGATACGAAGATCCAGAGCAACAGGTGTGAGAATGTGTTGACTTAGCTATTAGTGTCGCAATAAATAAAGCAGCCTTTTATGCAAAAAGCGCAAGAGGAAAGTTAAtgttaaaacaaagcaacaaaaagtcatgttttcattttttttccactggatAACAGAACAAACTTGAGATGGGATGGGACCAAAGTGTAACTTTTTGGACTAAATCTAAACGTGTTGTGGAGTACGGCTCATTGTCCTGAGCAAACAATTCCTACTGTtaaacatgatggtggcagcatcatggtatGGGGAAGCTTCTCCTCAGCAGAAACATGGCAGCTTGTCAACGTCAAAGAAGATGATGGAGCTGGATACGGGAAAGTCCTGGAAGTTAAACCTGTCAggcaaaaaaactttaaacaaggGAGAGAGGCTCGCCTTCCACAAAGGTACTGACTCATGTGGAGAACATACAAATGTTTGCCTCTtttgttagattaaaaatatGCTAAGTACTTAACAttaaatcaacataaaacaCAGTGAACCTTGTAGCCTCAAGGTGATGAAATTAGGAAAATTTCAAGGGAAACGACATCTTTTGCAAGACACTCTTGACAGACTACATTGCTTAATTTTCTTTCCCCCCAAATTTATCTAATTATCTTCTCACTAAATCATTTCTGCAAACGCGCGTCAGATACGTCCGCAACCTTCTCTTCTCTCCTCGCTGCGTGGGTATAAACGCTGATCCGACGTCTGTTTTCTCAAGTGCTTCCCACTGAAAGAGCTCATCAGCACCTGAAATAACTCGAGGCGCGCTGCGCACCGCCACATCCTCTTCCCTGGATTGTTTTGACTGCTGGACGGAGGGCAAAcgttaaatgtcatttttctaattttaaccCGGAAAAGTGTCACTCGAAAACACCATGATATAGCGGGCAGCCAGGGTCATCGGCGCTTCCGCCCGCGTGAATCGGGACTAGATGAGTGCGCGGAGGGCCTTCAGAAGCTATTGTTTCCAACACATGCGGAGAGGAACATGCGATCGGAGtttggagctggaggaggacgaggaagagGTGGGAAGGggagtgggggaggggggagtaAACAGTGAAGATCAGACTGTAAAAGAGTGGAAGGAGGGTCGGTTTTGACAGAGCGCAAAACGCGCGGAGAGAAGGTGAACCCGCGCGTTTAAAATGAGCCGAAAAGGCCATTTAATCACCCGATTCTAAAATCTCGCTGGCCAGGAGCCAAGCGGCGTGAATCTTGAGAGGGGCCTTGCGGATGAAGTATCGCCTCTGAAGTTAATTGTGTTTTGCGCGCAGGAGGGGGGATAGATTTCCTCTGTTTATTATGAGCATGGGGACGGATTTGCGTCACCGTGCAACTTGCAGGTTGAGATAAAGTTGCACAAATATTGAACAAGGGAAGTTCTAACAGTCATTATAAAGTTTCCCTCCTCTTCGTCTCCGGAAGAAATAAGGATTTCTGCTGCGTCCTAAAATACTAAAACGGCTTCTATTTTAGGGGCATATCTAACAGGCGTATCCGCTCATTTAACGCGAATCAGAGCCCATCAAAAACAGGATGAGACGGAGCTAATAGAGACTCTCCTGGGCGCAGCTTCATGAGAATGCGCTGTTGATCGTTTATTACCTGACCTATTTATAGAGacttgcagaagtatttataCCGCCTAAacatttcccccccccacaccccacacacacacacattttgttaaattaagaCCAGACAACAATGTATTTTAGTGTGATTTCTGTATGTCATCGACAAAAAAACTGATGCGGAAGAaaaatgagatattttttttcacctcgTTTTTCAAATAAGCGTCTGAGTCAGTGACGACCTTTCACTGCAGTAACACCTGCAACACTTTCAGcttccagctttgcacatctgatggacattttttttgcctattctgttttatatatatatatatatatatatatatatatatagatagatagatagatagatagatagatagatagatagatagatagatagatagatagatagatttttaaaaaagccttaACGGTCAGACTGGAAGGAGAAAATCTGCAGCGCAATTTCCACACTCTGCCAAATATTCACcgatctggactttgattggacCATTCTAAGACATGAAAATTCTCTGACGTGTAACCTACGTCTGACCTCGTGATgagttgttgtcctgctgaaaggcCCAGGATCAAGTCCTGTGAAGCcttaacagtttgttttctttaaagcttGCTCTGTAATTAGCTTAATTAATCTTTAGCCCTGACCAGCTTCCATGTccctattaaaaaaagaaacaaaaccctTTCAACAGAATAATGCTCCCACCACTGTGTGTCACAAttgcttcttttatttgtattttactttcatgtttgttgtaaatgtttctcTCCAAAAGACAGTTTTAGCTCTTACACTGGGCTTTACTTGTTATTGTATGAACCTTCCAGACtgctcaggtcttctggtttgGGTCTGCTTctcatccccagaaccagaaccaaactcagagaagcagcattcagcatTTCAAACAGATGAAAACCCAACTTTTTAGAGTTGGCTTCGACTTGTAGTAACTGGATCATTGATCGGCATATTGGTAATTCTGTAtggcatttgagaaaatgtaatatttattacttGACTCACAGTTGGTGACTGTATTATGTTTGCAAAACAATTTGAATGTGACTTATTTAAGGGTGTAAGAGTAAACACAGTTGAAcaaaaatgcacaccacacttttcagatttatatttgtacaaccttttcagaacaaaagcataatttttctatcctctgtgttggtctattgCTTATAAGCTCCCAATAAGGTTTGACgctgtaaagtgacaaaatctaaaaaggTTTGAAGTGCATAAATAGTATTCTGGGCTGAATGTCATGCTATGTTTCttggtatttttgtgttttaaaactgaCCCCAAAGTGCCTTCTTCAACTCACTTTACACGAAGAATCCAAATCAACGCGAACCTTCGGCTGTAATGACTGCTTTAGTGCGTTATGTGGGTGAGGAGTGGGCTCTCTTTAAGTGATCAATCCATCATCTCGGGATCAAAATTGCTCTCCGCTCATGTGTTCgcaagagacagagagaggaaaaagagagagagatcgTCTTCGTTTGCAACAACAAACGATATGAGTAAAGGCGACGCACCTATTGGCTCAGAGCGCGACCAATCAGCGTCAGCGGAGGAACTTCGGAGTGGAACTTCGGGGTTAGAGTTTCAGACCAGTGAGAGCGTTTTTGGCACAACCACGACGCGCGTCTGTCCTCCTGAAAGCGTTATCCGTGCTTATCGTTTTACATGTCTGCCTTTCTATAACATCATTCGAGAAACAATACGCGTCGTTAGAAGCTCCGGGATGTACACCGCCGGGCTCAACCCGTTTTACGCATCCAATTTCAGCCTCTGGTCGGCATACTGCGCCGGAGGCTTCGCTGTGGATACCATAAAGAAGCCGTCGTTTTGCATCGCAGACATTTTGCAAGCAGGCGATGCGGAGAACATCCCCGGATCGTCCGCCCTCATGGTGCACATGGGacaccaccatcaccaccatcaccaccagcagcagcagcagcagcatcgcGCTCAGCAGGCGCACTCCGGTGGCTCACCGCTGCGCCCTGCTCCCGTCGCGCCGGAGTCTTCGTCGGTGTTCGGAGCCAGAGTCAGCCCGGCGTCTCCGTACCACAGACACGGACTGCAGCTCACCACCGTCTCTAGGACGCCGTTCAACTCCCAGCAGGCGCCCCCGCCTTCAAGTAAAGACCTCAAATTCGGAATCGATAGGATTTTATCCACAGACTTTGATCcgaaatgcaaagaaaagtcTTCTCTAAGAGGTGAGCGGCAACTtgattgtaataaaaacatttgcagagaAGCATCCAGTCTTAACAGCCACATTTTAAGCTCTTATCCAcaagaaatatttacttattaaCTCATCAAGCACAGGGACAGGCAGTTTAGAAAACGAAAGCAGCAAACTAGAAGCAACTCTATGTTTTGCGTTCAAGAGAGCAAGTTAGCACAGACTCAGGAGCCCCTTAACAAGAGGTCACACAGGTCATGATCATCAGCAAAAATCCACATTTCTACACAGACCTACTTCAAAAGTCTCCCTAAAATTTTCTCCCTCCTTTGCTTGTGTCCAAACTGACTGAAGCCCATCATCTCTCATTTTGTAACAGATCTCACCTCCATCGTTAGCTCCAACCGTCAGTCAGGCCTCCACATCCCTATTCAACCTCCAGCCAGCCCCTACTTCTCCTCCATAGACCCCGGGATGAGCGACGCGTCCTCCATGATGGGCTCACTAGGCAGCGGCAGCGGCAGACACGCAGGCCAGCATCAGTTTCAGGACACCTTCCCAGGTAGACACCACCCGTAGAGTAGAGCATCACAGAGAACACTGCATTTCCTTGTGTGCTTTCAATCTTGAAACCCCTCTGGTGGTGCTTTAACCCCATGTCCTCCCTTGTTGTCTGTTGTCCAGGTCCCTACGCAGTGCTCACGAAAGACACAATGCCTCAGACGTACAAGAGGAAAAGGTCATGGTCGAGGGCCGTGTTTTCGAACCTGCAGAGGAAAGGCCTGGAGAAGAGATTTGAAATACAGAAGTATGTCACCAAGCCTGACAGAAAACAGCTGGCAGCCATGCTGGGGCTCACGGACGCTCAGGTAAGACTCAGGTTAAAGTGCACAGAGAtgactgaaacacatttttggcACAAATCCATCACACAAAAATTGCTCAGAGAGAATCATTCATGTAAACGTGCGCTAATGAAATCAGCcagagatcagaaccaggatcagtacaaagtcagattttgtCAGTGTATATTAAAGCGAAATTAATCACGTCCGCCATTTTCATTCTGTAGTCACATCACCGAACAACATTCACAACGACgcagttttttaatttaagaaaaatcagATAAATGCTTTAAGATGTAAATTGAGATGATAATGATATTCCTCAATTTTCTCTTCAGTTTTGATTCAGCTTCCATTggcacatttttctcttttatattttagaCATTGTGGGTTGGGGAATCATAATCTGGTTAGATTTCCAACAAAATTGTAAATCGGTTTCGGCCAAGAAAACCTGGATCGGTGCGTGTCTAATTATCAGGAACAGAAGTGCAGTGAGCTTAGGAGCTTCGgtgtattttcatttatttaaagaggAAAGACAAGCTGTTGTAGCAATAGCTtcagatcaaaatgaaaaatgaaacactaaATTGTGTCCGATTCGCTGCCTGAATCAGATCTGGATTGTTGCTGTAGTAATTATACAAGGatgtttcattttcctgtttcattttcctcttttgcaGAGCAAATCTGCTACCAACACCATAGGGCATCCACATCCACTGTGTTTCCACGTCCACTGTGTTATTAATCAAAGTTGCAGTGACAGGCAAACCGGCAAATTTTTAACCACCAAataggaaatacaaaaaaacagcggcttcatatgaaaaaaataataattaNNNNNNNNNNNNNNNNNNNNNNNNNNNNNNNNNNNNNNNNNNNNNNNNNNNNNNNNNNNNNNNNNNNNNNNNNNNNNNNNNNNNNNNNNNNNNNNNNNNNtatatataattttatgtttttccctcCTCCATTCTTGCAGAGTTCTTGCAAtttaatgagaaacaaatgatgaaatacaaaaaacgTCTGCTGAATAATagtgagttaaaaaaaacaaaaacttcttcATTATTCACATTAAATGCAAGCAATGACATG is a genomic window of Poecilia reticulata strain Guanapo linkage group LG21, Guppy_female_1.0+MT, whole genome shotgun sequence containing:
- the hlx1 gene encoding H2.0-like homeobox protein isoform X1; this encodes MWVRSGLSLSDQSIISGSKLLSAHVFARDRERKKRERSSSFATTNDMSKGDAPIGSERDQSASAEELRSGTSGLEFQTSESVFGTTTTRVCPPESVIRAYRFTCLPFYNIIRETIRVVRSSGMYTAGLNPFYASNFSLWSAYCAGGFAVDTIKKPSFCIADILQAGDAENIPGSSALMVHMGHHHHHHHHQQQQQQHRAQQAHSGGSPLRPAPVAPESSSVFGARVSPASPYHRHGLQLTTVSRTPFNSQQAPPPSSKDLKFGIDRILSTDFDPKCKEKSSLRDLTSIVSSNRQSGLHIPIQPPASPYFSSIDPGMSDASSMMGSLGSGSGRHAGQHQFQDTFPGPYAVLTKDTMPQTYKRKRSWSRAVFSNLQRKGLEKRFEIQKYVTKPDRKQLAAMLGLTDAQVKVWFQNRRMKWRHSKEAQAQKDKEKDEKPEKGASEAGGLEPKEPTESECESEARSDSESDEAEEEESGDGHLDISELNNNNNNKTSVIMSGSAQAATADSSPTPTDTATASQVLI
- the hlx1 gene encoding H2.0-like homeobox protein isoform X2: MWVRSGLSLSDQSIISGSKLLSAHVFARDRERKKRERSSSFATTNDMSKGDAPIGSERDQSASAEELRSGTSGLEFQTSESVFGTTTTRVCPPESVIRAYRFTCLPFYNIIRETIRVVRSSGMYTAGLNPFYASNFSLWSAYCAGGFAVDTIKKPSFCIADILQAGDAENIPGSSALMVHMGHHHHHHHHQQQQQQHRAQQAHSGGSPLRPAPVAPESSSVFGARVSPASPYHRHGLQLTTVSRTPFNSQQAPPPSSKDLKFGIDRILSTDFDPKCKEKSSLRGPYAVLTKDTMPQTYKRKRSWSRAVFSNLQRKGLEKRFEIQKYVTKPDRKQLAAMLGLTDAQVKVWFQNRRMKWRHSKEAQAQKDKEKDEKPEKGASEAGGLEPKEPTESECESEARSDSESDEAEEEESGDGHLDISELNNNNNNKTSVIMSGSAQAATADSSPTPTDTATASQVLI